One Pseudorasbora parva isolate DD20220531a chromosome 8, ASM2467924v1, whole genome shotgun sequence DNA window includes the following coding sequences:
- the cbln20 gene encoding cerebellin 20, whose protein sequence is MKALVLALVLLGCAFAIAQDRIFSWNGPGEPSAADTNENVCPNDVVSCGCCLIQNQMWKMEMFFNMSLNELQRGLERAHAVLNNIRASRSAFSVALTDTRLCVGPNREDSVVKYASVFINLGDGYSTNTGVFVAPRSGVYSLALTVYSDAGAAGATLAACARLRLNGRTLASPSERNNQDQEDSVSAVLAVQLNAGDRVDVALPAGCILCDDNNHYNTFTGFLLYATD, encoded by the exons ATGAAGG CCCTTGTTTTAGCCCTTGTACTCTTGGGATGTGCATTTGCAATTGCACAAGACAGAATTTTTTCATGGAATGGTCCGGGGGAACCCAGTGCAGCTGACACCAATGAGAATG TGTGTCCGAATGATGTGGTGTCCTGTGGATGCTGCCTGATTCAGAATCAGATGTGGAAGATGGAGATGTTCTTTAACATGAGCTTAAATGAGCTACAAAGAGGACTGGAGAGAGCTCATGCAGTGTTAAACAATATCCGTG CCAGTCGGAGTGCCTTCTCTGTGGCTCTTACTGACACAAGGCTGTGTGTCGGCCCAAATCGCGAAGACTCTGTGGTGAAGTATGCCAGTGTATTTATTAACTTGGGAGATGGCTACAGCACGAACACTGGTGTCTTTGTAGCTCCACGTTCTGGCGTCTACAGTCTGGCACTGACTGTTTATAGTGACGCTGGTGCTGCTGGAGCCACATTAGCGGCTTGTGCTCGACTCCGGCTCAATGGACGCACACTTGCATCACCGAGTGAGAGGAACAACCAAGACCAGGAGGACAGCGTTAGTGCCGTGCTTGCAGTGCAGTTGAATGCAGGGGACAGGGTGGATGTTGCCCTTCCAGCCGGTTGCATTCTGTGCGATGATAACAACCACTACAACACTTTCACCGGGTTCCTGCTCTATGCAACTGATTAA